Within the Candidatus Poribacteria bacterium genome, the region CTATATGCTGACACGTCTACACGGAGGACAACGATGAAAACGATCGCTATCTTGTCTCGCAAGGGTGGGACTGGCAAGACGATGCTTGCCACACATCTGTCAGTCGAAGCAGAACGCAACGGACACACCACTGCCTTGATTGACCTTGACCCACAAGCCTCTACAGCGAAATGGGGAGACCAACGCGAGGACGATACACCCGCCGTCATTGAGGCACCCGCATCACGGCTGGATCACTGGTTAGATTTTGTAGAGGAGAACGGCGCAACACTCGCTGTTATCGACACTCTGAAAATCGTAAAAAAATCGTCCTTTGTGGTTATCCCTTGTGGCACATCAAAAGCCGATTTGGAGGCGAATGAGGGTATCATGGATGTCGTCACAACTGTGAATGTTCCCGGTAGGATTGTTCTGAACCATGTCGCTGCAAACTCCGATCT harbors:
- a CDS encoding AAA family ATPase, producing MKTIAILSRKGGTGKTMLATHLSVEAERNGHTTALIDLDPQASTAKWGDQREDDTPAVIEAPASRLDHWLDFVEENGATLAVIDTLKIVKKSSFVVIPCGTSKADLEANEGIMDVVTTVNVPGRIVLNHVAANSDLDLEARKATKHYDVVCAPCQIGRRVGFIHAYNSGSVVQELEPQSKSAREIRALYRYITKQMEV